The sequence TAGGCCGTGCCGCACGCGCGCATCAGCCGCGCGTAGGCGCGCGCCAGCTCCGGACGCTCCGCGATCGCCGGCGGGACCACGTGCTCGAAGTCTTCGCGCGCGGCGACGTAACGCTGGCTCTGCTGGGAGTAGGAGGCGAGGCGGTGCCGGACGAGCTGGTGGCTCGCCGCCCGGGAGATGCCCTCGATGCCGAAGCTGAACACGGCGTGCTCGAGGACCGAGTGGTGGCCGAGCCCGACGATCCGCCGGATGAGCGCCGCGGCCGAGGAGGCGTCGACGCCGTGCTCGAGCTGGTCGATCCGGTCGGGGGAGTAGCAGAGGCGCGCGGCAAGGGCGACGGCGGTCTCCGGCTCGGCCGTGCGCCGCAGGAGCACGACGCGCATGCCCGGTCCGGTCACCGCAGGTGCCCCGCCGCCCGGCACCGTGCGCACCACCCCCTCCGGACCCTCACGCGAGCGGAGGCTAGGCCTTCGCCGTCTCTTTCTTCTGCCCGTACTTCTTGCGGAAGCGGTCAACGCGGCCGGCGGCGTCGATGAGCTTCTGCTTGCCGGTGAAGAACGGGTGGCATTTCGAGCAGATATCGACCTTGTAGCTCGGCTTCGTCGACCGGGTGCGGATGACCTCGCCGCACGCACAGGTGACCGAGATCTCGTCGTACGCGGGGTGGATTCCCTCTTTCATCGCCTCGTTCCTCCTCGTATCTCCATGTGAAGAAAGGAAATAATATCTGCAACCGCCGGCGCAGTCAAGCAGGTGCCTGCCGGCGAGCTAGTGACAGGAACTGCAGGAGGACTTGGCGCAGGACGTGCAGCCGCTGCCGCCCTTCGAGGACGTGAACTTCCCCCCGCTCTTGGAGCCGAACACGGAGAACTTCTTCTCCACCCGCTTGCTCCCGCACTCCGGGCACGCGGGCACGGTCGCGCCGGTCACGAGCTTCTCGAACTCGTGGCGGCAGCGCCCGCAGCGGAACTCGAAGATCGGCACGCCGGCCCTTCAGCGTCCCGCGGGCGGGATCTTGCGGGCGTCGGCCAGGAACTTCTCGATGCCCACGTCCGTCAGCGGGTGGCGCGCCAGCTGCTCGATGACGGCGAACGGCACGGTCGCGATGTGCGCGCCGATGGTCGCGGCCTGCACCACGTGCAGCGGCGAGCGCACGCTGGCGACGATGACCTCGGCGTCGAAGTCGTAGTTGCGCAGGATCTCGAGCGACTGCTCGACCATCTCCATCCCGGTGTGGCCGATGTCGTCGAGCCGTCCGACGAAGGGGCTGATGTAGGCCGCGCCCGCCTTGGCCGCCAGCAGCACCTGCGCGGGCGAGAAGACCAGCGTCATGTTGACGCGAATCCCCTCGGCGGCCAGCGCCCGCGTCGCCGCCAGCCCCTCGGTCATCACCGGCACCTTGACCACGACGCGGTCGTGCAGTTTCGCCAGTTCGCGCCCCTCGGCGACGATCCCGGCCGCGTCCATCGCCGTCGCCTCGGCGCTGACCGGCCCGTCGACGATGCCGCAGATCTCGCGCACCGCCTCGTGGAACGGCCGGCCCTCCTTGGCGACGAGCGAGGGGTTGGTCGTCACCCCGTCGACGACGCCCCAGCGGACCGCCTCGCGGATCTGGCCGACGTTCGCGGTGTCCAGGAAGAGCTTCATGCCGCCGCCCCCGCCGCCTAGAGGGTGCCGACCAGGCCGGTGTTGATCTTCACCGAGCGGGCCCGCCGCAGGTCCTCGAGCCAGGCCTCGAAGACCCGGTCCTTCTTGGCGGTGCGCAGCTTGTCGATCACCGCGGCCTTCTCGGCCGCGAACGCCTCGCGGGTCGCCGGCAGCTTGGCCGCCACCCGGTAGACCACGATCCGGCCGTCGGGCGCCGCCACCGGGCCGCCGAACGCCCCCGGCTCCAGGTCGAACGCGCCGGCGAACTGCTCGCCCTTGAGACCCGCCTCGCTCACGAACTCCCGCTGGGTGAAGAACGCCGTGTCCCGCGCCTCTCCCTTGAGCCGCGCGGCGAGCGCCTCCGGCTTCTCGCCGCGGCGCAGCTCCTCCAGCCGCAGACGTGCCTCGCCGAGCGCCCGCTGCTGCGCCTCCTCGGCGAGCACCTCGCGCTCGACCTGCGCCCGCGCCTCCTCGAAGCCCGGCACGGAGGACGCGCGCTTGGCAACCATCTTGTAGATCCAGTAGTCCTCGCCCGCGCGCACGAACTCGCTGACCTCGCCCTCGTTCATGGCGAACAGCGTGTCGGCCACCTCGGGGCGCGCCGCCGGCCCCGGCAGCGGGCCCTCGCGGGGCACCAGGCCCGTGGTCTGGACCGCCAGCCCGAACTTCGCGGCGACGGCGTCGAACTCGCCCTGCGCGAGCGCCTCGTTGATCTTCTCGACGCGCTCGGCCACCGCGGCGCGCAGCGCCTCGGCCGCGACGCGCCCGGCCACCTGGGCCCGCGCCTGCTCGAACGTCGGCGAGCCGGCCTCGCGCACCTCCTCGACCTTGATGATGTGGAAGCCGAACTGCGTGCGCACCAGGTCGCTCACCTGGCCTTTGCCGAGGGCGAAGGCAGCCTTCTCGAACTCCGGCACCATCTGGCCGGGACCGAACCACCCCAGCTCGCCGCCCGCCGGCCCGGAGGAGTCCTGCGAGAACTCCTTGGCGAGGGAGGCGAAGTCCGCCCCCTTCTTCGCCTTCCCGAGCACGAACTCGGCACGCTCGCGCACCTTCTTCTCCTCGTCGGCGGGGGCGTCCTTGGCGAGCCTGAAGAGAATGTGGCGCGCGCGCACGCCCTTCTCCACCTTGAACTCGGCCGCGTTCTCCTCGAAGTACCGGCGCAGCTGGTCCTCGGCGGCCGGCGGCGGCGGGGGCACATCCTTCGCGAGCACCGCGGCGCAGGCGAACTGCGCGCGCTCGGGC is a genomic window of bacterium containing:
- the rpmE gene encoding 50S ribosomal protein L31, whose translation is MKEGIHPAYDEISVTCACGEVIRTRSTKPSYKVDICSKCHPFFTGKQKLIDAAGRVDRFRKKYGQKKETAKA
- a CDS encoding zinc ribbon domain-containing protein, translated to MPIFEFRCGRCRHEFEKLVTGATVPACPECGSKRVEKKFSVFGSKSGGKFTSSKGGSGCTSCAKSSCSSCH
- the fsa gene encoding fructose-6-phosphate aldolase, giving the protein MKLFLDTANVGQIREAVRWGVVDGVTTNPSLVAKEGRPFHEAVREICGIVDGPVSAEATAMDAAGIVAEGRELAKLHDRVVVKVPVMTEGLAATRALAAEGIRVNMTLVFSPAQVLLAAKAGAAYISPFVGRLDDIGHTGMEMVEQSLEILRNYDFDAEVIVASVRSPLHVVQAATIGAHIATVPFAVIEQLARHPLTDVGIEKFLADARKIPPAGR
- a CDS encoding peptidyl-prolyl cis-trans isomerase; the encoded protein is MMRFIRTNAVFVLVVVIFIVAVFIGTIFLVWGRGSMSSSDSERSVAAWVGKAEIPYAEFIKTHDSRLEFYRRFYPNVGTAELEKRFKIRKGALDAAIGRRLLLDEAKRLGLAASDEEVGKKIRETAAFQDNGVFDPKKYREVLAGSAIAPAGYEEDVRGELLAAKVRTIVQDAVRVSEAEAFQEYRRDKEKVRLSLVILPPPAPTSGGTVAADRLRTVYDADPAKYTLPERAQFACAAVLAKDVPPPPPAAEDQLRRYFEENAAEFKVEKGVRARHILFRLAKDAPADEEKKVRERAEFVLGKAKKGADFASLAKEFSQDSSGPAGGELGWFGPGQMVPEFEKAAFALGKGQVSDLVRTQFGFHIIKVEEVREAGSPTFEQARAQVAGRVAAEALRAAVAERVEKINEALAQGEFDAVAAKFGLAVQTTGLVPREGPLPGPAARPEVADTLFAMNEGEVSEFVRAGEDYWIYKMVAKRASSVPGFEEARAQVEREVLAEEAQQRALGEARLRLEELRRGEKPEALAARLKGEARDTAFFTQREFVSEAGLKGEQFAGAFDLEPGAFGGPVAAPDGRIVVYRVAAKLPATREAFAAEKAAVIDKLRTAKKDRVFEAWLEDLRRARSVKINTGLVGTL